The sequence below is a genomic window from Lytechinus variegatus isolate NC3 chromosome 3, Lvar_3.0, whole genome shotgun sequence.
ataactGAAACTTTGacgtgtcataactttcttattttacatccgatttggatgaaatcttcagcattgtgcttgtctgatttttctctattgattcaaatcaacatttttctgaggtggacttgacctttaagagtgCAGACTAAATGTAGATTATTCCATATCacagggctcgacattagcagtggcccggggCAACCTAAATTGagagtcgggccaccaaaattctgtaaaagcTCACATTGGTGGCCCGGTTTGGCTACCAAATTTTTGCTAaatgtaatgttttctattgttttagggccaccgAAGTTGCTTTGcgggccaccaaaaatatgattttggtggacCGATTGGGCCACCAAGAAGaaaagttagtgtggagccttgcaTATCATCATCAGTTTGTGGAAgataataatagaaaaatgtttcatttgtcaATTGAAGAATTtgacaatgaaattgaaaatttagaTCAAGCCAAAAAGCCTTGCCAAGGGTTTaatttgatcatgttgattgtaTGGTACTGTACTACTGATCATATTACcgaattattttcatgaattcaatcatatcaaacaaaatatttgcataaaattcatcaaatttttaccacaaagatctaggcctagagaTCTAGATGTACAAAAATACCTAAATGTATAAAAATTTTggcgaaatctttttttttctacgaaCATATCACTCGTCTCCCAATCACACCCCGCATACTAGTCCTAGTcaaagaagtgaaatattttattcacttgAAATTATTATCGTATTTACAGAGAGTGTGCTCTCTGTGAGAAAAGtttagaaaacagaaaaatctctGATGAGCTATTTTTATAACATAGTATTTTGAGGATatgaagactttgaaaatgtacaGCTAAAGAAAACTTGAAAGTTAGAGCTACACGTGGGAAGGGGTGATTGTGGCAATTAAGAATAAGAATGGATTATTTCAGACAGCATGGACCACAAAATTATTACAGGAGACAGAGGTGGGGGCAGGGgtcaatcaatcatgaaattaTGGGGGGCAAACATCTATTTGTCcccaataattttgaaaaaatgaattatgcaaaatttaaaaaCCATGAAAAGCACTTAATGAAACTTTAAACCTGACATGGAAATATTATCAAACAtgcaaaattgtattttgggTGTGCTGCTCCTGcaaaattctttattttaatttggTGCACAGAACTATTAGCccttcaaaatatatatttttgtacctTTGCCCCCCGTCCAAAACATAGATTGGCGTCCCTGGTGGGAGAGATAAAGGATAACCAACAACTACAAGCATTGAAAGTTGACAATTCTAATCATAGGAAGATCTCCATTGAAAAGCATAAaaattttgtgaatattaaGAGTTCCTCAATCCTATTCCATTCAGAATACCAAATTTTGTGTTATCTTCCATCCTAATACCACATATTGGTTTGTGCGTTGCGTACTGCGTATTTCATGACCATACGCGGTGTTACCACTTGGGCCACATATATGTTTTTTATGCTAACacgattttcagaataccaatcgTGTTAGCTAATACTGTTTTTCTGCTAAAACAgatttcagaataccacttaaggtagataaatattttttttgggggggaacaTGACTGCGCACCTAAAAAATTCAGTTTAAGCATGGTTTTCTCTTAAATTTCAGAATATTTTCAGTTGATGTTCCTCATATGAGTTACTGTGCCAAAAATGAAACTAGATTGAGAaaaatttatgatattcttGGAATAGCATgtagattgaaagaaaaaattgtGCTCCAAGTCTGCGCACTTAACACGCAATTCTTGTTATGTGATGAGAAAATGCTGCAATTTGAGGCTGTTGCATGAAATGcctaaaataatttttgtttttaatcattttgactcggatatttttaatgaatatctgtcAATGTATTGTAAAGTTTGTGGTTGCTGCGGGGTTTCTTTTGTTAAGAATCACACATATATGCAGACTTGGGGCAACTGACCATAACGTGTAGGCCTAAAGTTAGATCTATTCTAGATCTACCAGTTATTAGTATGCTGGATCAGAAGAGAATATTCTACTTGCATAAACTTATTTATTctaaatataaaatcaattcTCAAAATACGATTTGGGCTGAAAATATAAGGATATAAACCCTCTAGGTCTAATTTTTCTTATATCTTATTTATAACAATTTTATATTGACTGTTCAAGTCACAAGAAGATtgcaaaatcataatttaagattataattttcacaaagaatCAACATTCAAGAAAGAGAATTGGAATGTAAgattataatatgaaatagatatttgttgaattcagGCTTTAAACTCTCGTATCTGTACCTATTCATGTGGAATGGCTTTTCACTTTGTTTATATAGGAAGCGGAAAGCCAAGAGGTCTTAGGACAGCTCGCAAGCTGCGCACTCACCGCCGAGATCAGCGATGGCATGACAAGGATTACAAGAAGGCTCACTCAAGTACTGCTCTGAAGGCCAACCCATTCGGAGGTGCCTCTCACGCCAAGGGCATTGTTCTAGAGAAGGTTGGAGTGGAGGCCAAGCAGCCCAACTCTGCCATCCGCAAGTGTGTCAGGGTGCAGCTCATCAAGAACGGCAAGAAGATCACAGCTTTCGTACCCAACGACGGTTGCCTCAACTTCATCGAGGTAAGCTAAGAAAAGGTCGAACGAGAATCCAACTAACATACAatgttattttcctttaaaaaaaatcacagaagCGTATATGTGAAAGTTATTCAGAccatcaatgaaaaaaattatgaagtaAATAAAAGACCCAAATCACTTGAACTATGGGAGTTCAAGTATATAATGAAATAGCATTAAAAATGTCATCTatttccaaagtctttttcacAACGATAATCTTCTCGAATGACAGGCTCCAAGTATCTATCATATCTGATAACTTAATTGGGATTAATGCtcaggagaaaaccacaaatttgTGAAAGAGTAAAATATTGCATTCAGCGGAGGTGATATTGATATCCACTACTTTTGTTCATGTacccaatttctttgttttaaccTATTTTGTAATGAAACATTTTTGTTGTATTGTACAGGAGAATGACGAGGTCTTGGTTGCTGGATTCGGTCGAAAGGGACACGCTGTTGGTGATATCCCCGGAGTTCGATTCAAGGTTGTGAAGGTAGCCAATGTCTCTCTGTGGGCTCTCTTCAAGGGAAAGAAGGAACGTCCTAGGTCATAGATGGTTTGGCAAAGGATTActatcaataaaataaacatgtacatgtaggcaataTTGGTCTTATATGCTCCTTTTTTGGGGTCCAGTGTGGCGTTTTGCATCTTCAAACATGTTATTGGGTCCTTGCAAGAATGTCTTCATTGCCATCGATATTACGTGACACCTTTTTGCAAGGAACCCAATGAATGAAAGTAATCTTATCTTGGTAGTGAGTGGTTTGTGTTGgaacaaaaaggaaaagaacGAAGTACAGAGTGGTGAAAGTTTAATAGAACTTGTGTGAGGAATGTCAGTCAAATGTCAAGAGAAATATTCTGTTTGCCACTGTTGCTTGACACTCGTTGACCTTGGTTGATTGAAATTCTATTGTGTGCATGAATTGTAACTTGCAGAATTCATAACTTTTTATGCTTATCTGATGTGGATAAAATTTGTCCCCCCCCCATCCTGTTGGCAGAGCAAGTTGTCAATAGGGTTGGGTTCCCTTTCATGTGATGAGGAGTGCGAGACAAAATCATACTTAAATATCCCGATGTGTGCTGTATAAAAGACATCATGGCATTGGTCATATCATGCCAAGATGCATGCTAATGTGTATCAATAAGATTACGCATCAGCACTTAGTCACACTaagctctttgtgaaacacccccttggggcccataacacaaagcttagcaatgttcatagaacatttttctacgattgattgccttgactacaatgtacaatcagtcagtcgtgaaaatcaagcgtacgattaattgctaacctttgtgttatggtcATTGATTTTGAGTTGAGGTGTGTGCAACTTCCAAAGAGCTGCAACGCCACCCAGCGATCAAACGTTTCCTTCAACAGCCTCGTGTATATGGGAAGAGAAATggggagaagagagagagagctgaaGAGAGGGGCTTCAAGATTCATGATATAACACATCGAGATACCTGACAGTTATGGCTACATGTGTAATCATTTGTTCAAATTGTTCAATTTGCTATCTTAACCCTTGTTTGGTCCCATAACAATTTGTTGATTCTCCAAGCAAGTTGTGTTTTACATGTTGATATTATGCAAAGTGGCATTGAAAGTATGAAACCAATGTGTTTATTAGATAGTAGAGAAAAGCAAAAAGGGATTGAGGCAGGATTAGACTCAGGAATGGGTGTTGCACTTGGTTTATGCTTCTATATTGAGTTGAGGAAAAGTAGAAAAAGTTTAGAAACAATGATTTAcacaaaacaatataaaaagtaCACAtccaaaaaaaagtaatttgtaAGTAGTAAATTTTACATACCGGTATTCATAGTTGATACAAAATTTGCTATTTGCATTATAATACCAGTTgatcaaatttgatttcatttgacatttttgtcCTATAAAGACAAACTCAGTTTTTTGCTGTTAAActtaaatattatttattgaaaaaccTGGTAATCACTCAAAAACAGTTTTTCACCAATAAACAAAGTTTATTGGTGAAAAACAAGGTTTTTTGAGTGATAAACCTAGTTTTTCaattgaaaatgtgataaaCATAGTTTATCGAGTGAGAAACTGagtttttcaaatgaaaattgagtTATTTGATAATCATTTGATTATCAAGCGAAAAACTTCATCAAATTCGAAAAACTTAGTTTTTCAATTTCGATAATCATAGTTACTAGTATTCACTATCATTTATTCGGTTGTGCAAACAGATCTATGGGGGCTGGGTATGGGTAAGGGTTTTAAAAAAGGGGGATCATTTTCTTTAGGTCCAAGGGCACTGGAAGCAGAGGGGGCACCCCCCCCTCACAGTAACAAATTTGGGGGTCTGTTAAAACAAGTTTTTTAGGGTGAAGTAACAGAATTTAAAAAGGGGGACCACTGTCTTGTCATTTGGTCCAAGGGCACTAAAAGTGGGGACAGAGGGGCACTTGCTCCTCTTCCAATGAAATTTTGGGGTGAAGATAAAggaatttaaaaagaggaatcATTGTCATTTGGTCCAAGGGCACTAAAAGTGGGGACAGAGGGGCACTTGCTCCCCTTCCAATGAAATTTTGGGGTGAAGATAAAggaatttaaaaagaggaatcATTGTCATTTGGTCCAAGGGCACTAAAAGTGGGGACAGAGGGGCACTTGCTCCCCCTTCCAATGAAATTTTGGGGTGAAGATAAAggaatttaaaaagaggaatcATTGTCATTTGGTCCAAGGGCACTAAAAGTGGGGACAGAGGGGCACTTGCTCCCCCTTCCAATGAAATTTTGGGGTGAAGATAAAGggatttaaaaagaggaatcATTGTCATTGGGTCCAAGGGTGCTGAAAGTGGGGGCCactcaccccctcccccaataaaATTAGGGGCTAAAAAGTGAGCTTTTTGGGTGGATATAAAGGAATTTAAAAAGGGGGATCATTGTCATGTGGTCCAAGGGCGGTGGAAGTGCAGGCATGGGATGcactcccctccccccccaattTTGGTGGCAAGTTTTTGGTGTGAAGATAAAGGAGGGATCATTGGGTCCAAGGGTGCTGGAAGTGGGTGTATGC
It includes:
- the LOC121411855 gene encoding 40S ribosomal protein S23 gives rise to the protein MGSGKPRGLRTARKLRTHRRDQRWHDKDYKKAHSSTALKANPFGGASHAKGIVLEKVGVEAKQPNSAIRKCVRVQLIKNGKKITAFVPNDGCLNFIEENDEVLVAGFGRKGHAVGDIPGVRFKVVKVANVSLWALFKGKKERPRS